AAGAGGTCGTCCTTCTTGTCGAACAGGTAGTCCGTGGTCTTCCAGTAGAGTTTATCCATGGACTCTAGGTACTTCTCATCTCCTGTCGCGGCGTGCAGCATGGCCAGTGTAGGTGGAGACATGTAGAGAGCATCACACCAGGACCACTCACGCATGTGGATGTGGTTCACCCACTCCAGGGACTCGTCGTGAGGCTGGGCGATGTAGTCATCCATGCCGCTCCGGGTGGTCTCTAACTGGGCAGGGATTTCATCTCGCAAGTAATGCCAGAGATGCAGTTGACCCACGCAATGGTCGTCCGCATGGCCTGGTCGTGGCCCAAGAGTGTAGTTCAAGTTTTTGGAAACCGTACGCATGGCCTCAAAATACTTTGAGTCTCCCGTAGTCTGTGAGTGCGCCATCATTCCTGTCCACAGGGCGGCTTCTGTCCACTCCCAGTCCTTGTAGCGGTGTGGATGAGCCAATTGCCAATCAGCTACCGCATTGGAAACTTTAAGGATGCTTTCCGCGGTAACATCCGGCGAGAAAGCATCGAGCTCCGCCGGTTCTTCAGCTTGTAGTGAGAGGCTTCCACCAAGGGTAGCTGCCAAAGTCAGTGAATAGAGAGTTCGTGTGTTTGTCATGATATCTGTATTATTGCTTTTTAAACGCCAGACTTGCTTTGAATATAACGACATTTGGCCACATGGAAAGCGACAGAGCTGTATTAATGATTTTGTCTACGGATTCCGTAATCCGGACTTCCAACGCATCGCTTGTTCTTTCATGCTGAGTAGTTTTTCAGGATGTTGTTTTGAGAGATCCGTACTTTCACTGGGATCTTTGATGAGATCATAGAGACTCCAGCTCTTACCACCATCCGGAGAATAAGCCTTCCACTGGCCATCCATCCAGGCGATTTGCTTTTGGATGGCAAAGCCCAGTGGGGAAGTCCGCTGCTCGGTTTTTCCCTCTATCAGCGGCAGGAGAGAGACGCCATCGATCGGCTGCTGAGGCGAAGGATTCAAATCTAACACATCAACCACCGTCGGGAAGTAATCTGAAGTGCAGGTGGCCATCTGGGAGACTTGTCCCGGTTTAATCTTGGCAGGCCAGTAGAGGAATCCAGGGACACGGATGCCACCTTCCTTGAGGCTGCGTTTTCTACCGGAAAGATCTTTAGCCGTGCCAATACCGTGGTTCTTAGCCTTGGGAGCGGCATTTCCCTCCGGCCCGTTGTCCGAAGCGTAGAAGAGCATGGTGTTCGCCAGGCCTTTGTCCGCGAGAGCTTTCTTCAGTCTTCCCATCTGGTCATCCACGGCCGTGATGCAGCCCCAGTAGTTTTTTTCAAAATCACTGTGGCCCTCATACATGGCCGCGTACTCAGGCCCGGCCACTACAGGCCAGTGAGGTGCGTGGAACCAGATCACCATGAAGAAAGGCTTCTTGCCGCCATGTTCGTCTACAAACTGTAGCGCATGATCCATGATGTGTTTCGAATCACAGCCGCGCAGGCTAGCAGGGTCCACCGGCTTGCCATCCTCCGTCCAATAGCGGGTATTATAGAATTCAGTCTCCTCGCCCTCTCGGATAGCATTCCAGAAGCGTTTGTCCTTCTGCTGTTTTCTCACAAGCATCGGATCCCAAGTGGGCACCTTGGATTCGGTGGAAAAGCAGCGCTCGAAGCCGTGCTTCCATGGTGGGGAGAACTCATCCTTCTTCACGCCGCCACGGTTCGCATCCTTGATCTCATTGGTCATTGTTCCCAGATGCCATTTGCCGAAATGGCCTGTGGCGTATCCCTGCTCTTTGAGCAACTCGGCGAGGGTGAGCTCTTTATCGAGCATGTGGCCGACATTGGCATAATAGATGCCGTAGCGGTCCGGATGCCGCCCGGTTAGGGCACTTCCACGGGTGGGAGAGCATACCGCAGACTGGGCATAGAAACGCTCTAACTTCATTCCCTCGGCTGCAAGAGCATCAATGTTAGGCGTCTTCAGGTGTGGGTGACCGTGATAGCTTACATCGCCCCAGCCCTGGTCATCTGTCATGACCAGAATGATGTTTGGCTTCTCAAGAGCGGAAGCCGTGAGCGATAGGCACAGGAATGTCGTCAGTAGTTTGAACATAAAATTGGATGAGATGGGTGCAGCCTACTCTTAGTAGGAAATATCCATACTGACGAAAAGTTAGTCACTTATCAATTCCACACACTCCTGAGAGCAAAGAGACCATAAGCTGGAGTATGAAAGGTGGACCGGATGATAGCGACGGGGGGGGCCGATACCATCCGGTCCGATAGTACGTTAGTTCCACTCATACTATCTGCAAAAGCCATAGAAGACCCACACAATGACCTCCATATGCTTGAATTTGCACCTCCCAAGCTAGACCATACAAACGCTTGTTACAATGGGTAAGGCTACGTATATGAAACAGGGCTCAAAGCCCCGTGTTTACAGCGTCTGGACGCATCATGAGAAATATTCATAGTCGTGTTTGAGAACAGTTGACAGGCATTTTCCCTAAAGCTTACACTACTGGAATGTCCCCCCCCAATCCTCCCCAAGGTGGACCTCCGTTGACGAGACTCAGTCATCATCAATGGAAGAAAATCAACCAAGTCGTTACCGAAATCCACGCCGCCGAGAGCATCCCGACGCTCGAACGGATCGTGGCAGATTTAATCCCTAAAATCATCGGTGCAGAGTGGGTCGTCTGGAACGAGCACGATGAAGAGATCCAACTCGATAAAGTGGCCGTCACCAGCGGCTACGAAGGCATCTGCCACCCGCTGGTGCCCGTGGTCAATGAGCTCATCCACACCCATCCAATCGTAGAAGGTCTGGGTATGATAGGAAACCTCGGCAAGGACAAGAATGTCTGGAGCTTCACCGACTTCAAAACTGAGCAGGAGCTACGCAAAGTACCCATCTGGCATGAGGTCTATCAGCACATTGCCATCCACCACCAGCTGCTGACCCAGCTGCATGCCAATGACAGCCGCGGGGTCACCCTCACTGTGCACTCCTGCAGCGCCTTTAGCGAAGAACAGCGGACGATGGTAGCGGTACTGCGTGATCACCTGGAGATTGTCTGCCGCAGGTTAGCGGTCATCGAACCTATGAACCATCCGGAACTAGGATGCAACATTCTCACAGCCCGAGAGCAGGAGGTCTTCATGCAGTTGATTGCCGGCAAGACCAACACGGAGATCGGCATCATTCTGGGGATCAGCTCTCGCACAGTAGAAAAGCACGTGACGCATATCCTAAGCAAGTATCAGGCCGAAAACCGGATGAGCCTGCTCACAATGGTACACCGCAAGCAGTGGCCAGCGAACGGCAACTAGAGAGCCAAGCCTACTCAATCTGCAAAGATCTCCGCCAGCATCCGATCGGGAGATTCCAGGAAAGCCTTGGTAACCTGGTAATGCTCCGTGTCTTGGTAGTCCACCGCTCGGATACCCTGGGAGTCGATCTAATAGATGAGAGCACCAAGATGGGCGAGTGAGTGGCGATGGCGGAATCAGCCACTTGCCGGATAGCCTGTCTCAGTACTTGAGATGCTTACTTCTTTTTCTCCAGCATGATATCGCTGCTCTGCACCTCTTTGATCTTGGTTTCGAGGGCGGCCTGCATCTGCTTTAAGACCTCTTGGTGAGCGGGATCTTTGGCAAGGTTGGTAAACTGGCCGGGGTCTTTCTGCATGTCGTAGAGCTGGATGCCTTTCTGGCCTTTTCTGCCGTGCATGATGAGCGCCCATTCGTTCGTACGGAGGAGGAAGGAGCCCCCGTTCACGCTGAAGGCGGCATCACGCACCTTGGCCTTGGGGTCTTCCAGTACTTTAGTCAGGCTCTTGCCCTGGATCTTCTCCGGAATCTGCAGTCCACATAGCTCGGCCACGGTAGGGTAGAGATCGACCAGCTCGGCGAAGGAGTCACTCACCACTGGCTTCATGCCCGGTACCTTGATGATCAGCGGCACACGGACGGATTCCTCCATCAGGCTCACCTTCATCCAGAAGTCATGCTCACAGAGGTGGAAGCCATGGTCGCTGGTGAAGATCACGATGGTGTTGTCCTCCAGACCTTCTTCTTCAAGAGTCTTCATGACCTTGCCCAGCTGGGCATCCATGTAGGAAACGCTGGCGTAATAGGCGGCGATGCCTTTCTTTTCCTTCTCTTCATTGAGCTGGAGATTCTTGCTGGTCTTGTAGTTGATGCCAGCCTTCGGGATGTCGTCCCAGTCGCCTTTCACCTTCGGTGGAAGCACAGCTTTCTGCCAGGGGTAAGGCTTGTAGTAGTCACGCGGAGCGACAAAGGGAACGTGAGGGCGGACAAAGCCGACCGCCAGGAAGAAGGGCTTGTCCTTGTCCCGTGCACGCAGCAGGGCAGAAGCTTTTTCTGCGGTCTTGCCATCGGAGTGCACCAGGTCATCACCATCCGCCATCACGTACTCCAGGTGGTTTCCCTTACCGTAGGGCGCCTTGCCATTAAGATTGCGCTCCAGTCTCTCGCCGTCTCCCGGAGCCATGACTTCCGGCCCCTGACTGTTGAATCGCTCATCCCAGGAGGCTGCATCATCGCTGCCGTTGCTGCCCCGGACAATGTCGCCGGGCACGCCCATGTGGTAGATCTTGCTGACACGGGTAGCCTTGTAGCCATTTTGGCGGAAATACTGGGACCAGGTCAGGCGGTCACCGATCTGCTTGCGCCCGCTGACGTAGCCCATGGTGCCGGATCCATGCGGGTAGTAGCCGCTCATGAAAGAGGCACGGGACGGCCCGCAAACCGGAAACTGGCAATAGGCGCGGGTAAAGCGCGCGCCCTCAGCCGCCAGTTTGTCGATGTTCGGCGTCTTGCAGGCCTTGTTCTCATAGCTGGAGACAGCCGTCGCGGTCAGGTCGTCCGCGATGATGAAGAGGACGTTGTAGGGCTTCTCGGCCGCCCCACTCAGAGCGGACAGACCTAAGACAATCGTGATAATTTGCGTGAAAAATCTCATAATACTCGGCAGCAGAGTCCAGATAGTACCCGGATCATGACAAGTTTCTGTCCTCTGGGCGAATTTTTCCTCCAGACGTGCACAAAAAAAGCCCTGCCAGAGTCATGGCAGGGCTCTGGAAAGCTTAGCTTACTGATTCAGGACGGGATAGGCCTCCAGCAGTTCCTTGCGGAAGGGAATGGCTCCATCATTGGCCTGTTTGGCTCCCTCGGTAGAGCGACCTTCCTTGATATACTGCGCGAGCAGCTCGACGAGCTCCTTCACTTTCTCCGGATGGGCGGATTGCAGGTTTTTCTTCTCGGCAGGGTCCTCCTTCAAATTGAAGAGCTGGACGATCGGCAGGTCACCCTTCCACGCCTGGGCTGGCTTGGGAGCAGACCACCCGCCGGAACCCGGGCAAAGACAGAGCTTCCAGTCTCCCTGACGGATGGCAAAGGAGCCATTGATGGAGTGACTGACAATCGCGCTACGCTCCGCCTTGGATCCATCCTTCAAAGTCTCCAGGAAGGAAATGCTGTCCACACCAGCATCCGCCTTCAGTTCGACTCCATTGATCTGTGCGCAAGTCGCCAGGAAATCCGTCTGGCATGTCAGGCGGGAGGTCTCACTGCCCGGCTTCACCTTGCCCGGCCAGCGGACGATGAAGGGCACGCGGTGGCCACCCTCATAGATGTCTGCCTTGTGGCCACGCAGGTCACCGTTCGGCTTGTGGCCTTTTTTCTCAAGGTTCGGGATACCCGCAGCCGGGGAACAGCCGTTGTCGGTAGAGAAGACCACGAGGGTATTGTCCGTGAGCTGGTGCTTGTCCAGCGCCTGTAGCACCTGACCGACCACCCAGTCCGTTTCCATCAGGAAATCGCCGTATTTGCCGATATCTGATTTACCCTGCCAGTCCTTGCTGGGAACAATCGGGGTGTGCGGGGAGGTGAGTGGAAGGTAAAGAAAGAAGGGCTTGTCCTTCTCCTGAGCACGCTCGTCAATGTACTGCACGGACTGCTCCGCCCAGACTTTTAGGCACTGATTGGCCTCGAAATCATCTGCGGCCGCTCCGGGACGATGGAATGCCTTCACCACGGTGCCCGGCTTCACCGCCTTCTCATTCTTGATGTAGACGTAAGGCGCCATGTCCAGTGAGGCCTGGATACCGTAGAAATAGTCGAAACCGTGTGAGGTCGGCGTGACCGCAGGCTTGGAATAATCCACATCCCAGCCCATGCCTTTGTGGCCTTTTTCCTTCTTGTAGTCCTTCTGAAACTGCCAGCCGATTCCCAAGTGCCACTTGCCGATACAGGCCGTGTGGTAGCCCTTTTCCTTGAGCATGGAAGCTACGGTGGTTTCACCCTCCTTAATGAGCGGTTTGTCCTGGGGCTTGAAGAATACCGACTTCTTGAGGCGGGTGCGCCAGTTGTAGCGCCCAGTCAGCACGCTGTAGCGTGTCGGCGTACAGACGGCTGAGGAGGTATGGGCATCCGTAAAGCGCATGCCCTCGGCGGCGAGGCGGTCGATCGCCGGAGTGGCGGCTTTGCCAGTGGTATGGGAGACATCGCCAATGCCCATGTCATCCGCCAGGATAAAGATGATATTTGGGCGCTCAGCGGCCAAGGAGGCCAGATTACAGAGGGCCAGAGCTGTCAGTGTATGGAATAGCTTCATAAGTGGATGGTTGATCAAGGTAGATGACTCCTGACCATTTACGCTGGTGATGACAAGAGTCCTTCATTTTACCTAAGTTTGCTCATACTACACCACAGAAGTGTATAACTTGGACAGCAGACGTTAATTTAAATCAATCTTGTCGCGTATTATAAAATATGATGCTCGTATCATACAGCACCTTGCAATTTCTGCAGACTAGTCTCTCTTAGTAACACACATGCCTCACTATCAACACATCACAGCTTTCACACTGGGGAGTATCCTCCTCGGATCTGGCGTCTCCCACGCGCAAAGTGGAAAGATCAATTTCAACGAAGAGGTCAGGCCGATTCTGAACAAGAACTGTACTGGCTGTCATGGTGGTGTGCAAATGGCAGGAGGGGTGTCCTTTATTTATCGCGACAAAGCTCTCGGCAAGGGTGAGTCCGGCAAACGCATCATCGTACCCGGGGATCCAGATGCTTCAGAATTCATGCGCCGCATCCTGACCAACGACCCAGATGATGTGATGCCGCCACCGGCCCACGGCCACAAGCTGGACGAGAAAGAAATCACCCTGTTGCGCAACTGGATCAAGCAAGGGGCGGACTGGGAGGTCCACTGGGCCTTCGAACAGCCAAAGATGCCCGCGATTCCACAAGTGGACTCCAAGTGGCCAAATGGAAATATCGACCGCTTCACCCTTGCCAAGATGCAAGAGAAGGGGCTCTCACCGGCCAAGCCAGGATCAGCTGCTGAACTATTGCGCCGTCTCAGTTTCGACCTGATCGGCATGCCTCCTACCATCGAGGAACTTGATGCCTTTGAAAAAGCTTTCGCGGACAACCCGGAGCAGGCTTGGGAAGCCGCTGTCGACCGCCTGCTCGCTTCTGAGAAATATGGTGAGCGCTGGGCCTCTGTGTGGATGGACCTCGCCCGCTATGCCGACAGTGAGGGACTGGGCGTGGACATGCCACGTACCGTCTGGCCTTACCGCGACTGGCTGATCCGCGCCTACAACGAGGACATGCCTTATGACGATTTCACCATCAAGCAGCTCGCTGGTGACCTGCTGGAGAACCCAAGCCACAGTGACCGGGTAGCTACCGTATTCCACCGCCTTACCCAGGCAAACAACGAGGGAGGAACCGATGACGAGGAATTCCGCGTCTCCGCCGTGCTGGACCGTGTCAACACCACCTGGGAAGTCTGGCAAGGACAGACCTTTGGCTGCGTGCAGTGCCACAGCCACCCCTACGACACCTTTGAGAAAGAAGAATACTACAAGTTCGCCGCCTTCTTCAACAACACCAAGGATGCCGATACCTCCAACCGTTTCCCAACTCTGAAGGTCCCCAATGACCCGGCAGAATACGCCAAGGCTACCGAGCTACTGAAAGCGAAGCTCTCTGCCGAGGAGAAGTTCTATGGTGCCGCCCGCACTCTCGCGCAAAGCGAATCTTGGAAGGATGGCCAGATGACTGGCGTGAACACCAACAAGGGCAAGGCAGAGATTGCCAAGGTCAATGGTGTGGAGGAGGTCCGCACCGTGGGCAACGTAGCCCAAGGTACACGCTTTGAAATCAACCTTGAATCCGCAGCCGCACTTCAGGCTCTGCGCGTTACCCTCCTTCCCAAGGACGGGGCCAAAGCCGCCTCCACTCCTAACTGGGGGGCTCCTGTCAGCAGCGCGGAGCTCTTCATCGTGGATGCTGAAGGCAAAAAGACAGCCAGCCAGATCGCCTACATCATTCCGGATTCCATGGAGGCCACCCTCACGCCGGAAGACACACTCAACAAGAAGAGCCGCAATGGCTGGGGTCCCTGGACTAAGCACTTCCACCCACGCTGGGCCATTCTCTTGCCTAGCGAAGAAATCAAGCTGGCTGAGGGAGAAAAGCTCCAGATCCAGCTGACCTTTAACCACAACACCGTCAACACACCGCTCGTGGCCAATCGCCTGCGGGTGGAAGCCAGCGCGAACCAGAAACTGGGCGACTGGGCCAAGGACCCGAATACCCAGGCTAGCTTCAAGGCCATGCAGGCCGCCCGCAGTGCCTACAACCGCATCAACGGCCCGGCGATCCCGGTGATCGAAGAGCGTGACCCGGCTCTTGCCCGCAAGACGCACCTCTTCGAGAAAGGGAACTGGCTGGAGAAAGGTAAAATCATCGAGGCTCCTGCCACACCGAACAGCTTCCCGAAAATGAAAGTCGCTGGCAAGCAGGCCAACCGTCTGGACATGGCACGCTGGCTCGCTTCTGAGGAAAACCCGCTCACCTCACGCGTGGA
The sequence above is drawn from the Rubritalea squalenifaciens DSM 18772 genome and encodes:
- a CDS encoding PSD1 and planctomycete cytochrome C domain-containing protein; this encodes MPHYQHITAFTLGSILLGSGVSHAQSGKINFNEEVRPILNKNCTGCHGGVQMAGGVSFIYRDKALGKGESGKRIIVPGDPDASEFMRRILTNDPDDVMPPPAHGHKLDEKEITLLRNWIKQGADWEVHWAFEQPKMPAIPQVDSKWPNGNIDRFTLAKMQEKGLSPAKPGSAAELLRRLSFDLIGMPPTIEELDAFEKAFADNPEQAWEAAVDRLLASEKYGERWASVWMDLARYADSEGLGVDMPRTVWPYRDWLIRAYNEDMPYDDFTIKQLAGDLLENPSHSDRVATVFHRLTQANNEGGTDDEEFRVSAVLDRVNTTWEVWQGQTFGCVQCHSHPYDTFEKEEYYKFAAFFNNTKDADTSNRFPTLKVPNDPAEYAKATELLKAKLSAEEKFYGAARTLAQSESWKDGQMTGVNTNKGKAEIAKVNGVEEVRTVGNVAQGTRFEINLESAAALQALRVTLLPKDGAKAASTPNWGAPVSSAELFIVDAEGKKTASQIAYIIPDSMEATLTPEDTLNKKSRNGWGPWTKHFHPRWAILLPSEEIKLAEGEKLQIQLTFNHNTVNTPLVANRLRVEASANQKLGDWAKDPNTQASFKAMQAARSAYNRINGPAIPVIEERDPALARKTHLFEKGNWLEKGKIIEAPATPNSFPKMKVAGKQANRLDMARWLASEENPLTSRVEVNRLWQQLFGTGIVETLEDLGSSGLPPSNPELLDYLAMKFQGEYGWSRKQVIKEIVMSNTYRQTAEVGESKRSLDPRNTYLSYAPRRRLRAEAVRDAGLRVSGLYAEKMFGKPVYPPLPPGVWKPFYGGDKWKTPEVGQPDRYRRSLYTYWKRSIPYPALMSFDAPSRELCTKRRLVSNTPIAALTTLNDPAFAEFAQGLARVMKYDTEGSVEKKISTGYRVATSRRPNPEILKMLVDAYKDIEQSYKDNPDQLQGMAGTADGGAYTVLASLILNLDASLTK
- a CDS encoding response regulator transcription factor — its product is MSPPNPPQGGPPLTRLSHHQWKKINQVVTEIHAAESIPTLERIVADLIPKIIGAEWVVWNEHDEEIQLDKVAVTSGYEGICHPLVPVVNELIHTHPIVEGLGMIGNLGKDKNVWSFTDFKTEQELRKVPIWHEVYQHIAIHHQLLTQLHANDSRGVTLTVHSCSAFSEEQRTMVAVLRDHLEIVCRRLAVIEPMNHPELGCNILTAREQEVFMQLIAGKTNTEIGIILGISSRTVEKHVTHILSKYQAENRMSLLTMVHRKQWPANGN
- a CDS encoding sulfatase yields the protein MRFFTQIITIVLGLSALSGAAEKPYNVLFIIADDLTATAVSSYENKACKTPNIDKLAAEGARFTRAYCQFPVCGPSRASFMSGYYPHGSGTMGYVSGRKQIGDRLTWSQYFRQNGYKATRVSKIYHMGVPGDIVRGSNGSDDAASWDERFNSQGPEVMAPGDGERLERNLNGKAPYGKGNHLEYVMADGDDLVHSDGKTAEKASALLRARDKDKPFFLAVGFVRPHVPFVAPRDYYKPYPWQKAVLPPKVKGDWDDIPKAGINYKTSKNLQLNEEKEKKGIAAYYASVSYMDAQLGKVMKTLEEEGLEDNTIVIFTSDHGFHLCEHDFWMKVSLMEESVRVPLIIKVPGMKPVVSDSFAELVDLYPTVAELCGLQIPEKIQGKSLTKVLEDPKAKVRDAAFSVNGGSFLLRTNEWALIMHGRKGQKGIQLYDMQKDPGQFTNLAKDPAHQEVLKQMQAALETKIKEVQSSDIMLEKKK
- a CDS encoding sulfatase family protein, with amino-acid sequence MFKLLTTFLCLSLTASALEKPNIILVMTDDQGWGDVSYHGHPHLKTPNIDALAAEGMKLERFYAQSAVCSPTRGSALTGRHPDRYGIYYANVGHMLDKELTLAELLKEQGYATGHFGKWHLGTMTNEIKDANRGGVKKDEFSPPWKHGFERCFSTESKVPTWDPMLVRKQQKDKRFWNAIREGEETEFYNTRYWTEDGKPVDPASLRGCDSKHIMDHALQFVDEHGGKKPFFMVIWFHAPHWPVVAGPEYAAMYEGHSDFEKNYWGCITAVDDQMGRLKKALADKGLANTMLFYASDNGPEGNAAPKAKNHGIGTAKDLSGRKRSLKEGGIRVPGFLYWPAKIKPGQVSQMATCTSDYFPTVVDVLDLNPSPQQPIDGVSLLPLIEGKTEQRTSPLGFAIQKQIAWMDGQWKAYSPDGGKSWSLYDLIKDPSESTDLSKQHPEKLLSMKEQAMRWKSGLRNP
- a CDS encoding sulfatase family protein produces the protein MKLFHTLTALALCNLASLAAERPNIIFILADDMGIGDVSHTTGKAATPAIDRLAAEGMRFTDAHTSSAVCTPTRYSVLTGRYNWRTRLKKSVFFKPQDKPLIKEGETTVASMLKEKGYHTACIGKWHLGIGWQFQKDYKKEKGHKGMGWDVDYSKPAVTPTSHGFDYFYGIQASLDMAPYVYIKNEKAVKPGTVVKAFHRPGAAADDFEANQCLKVWAEQSVQYIDERAQEKDKPFFLYLPLTSPHTPIVPSKDWQGKSDIGKYGDFLMETDWVVGQVLQALDKHQLTDNTLVVFSTDNGCSPAAGIPNLEKKGHKPNGDLRGHKADIYEGGHRVPFIVRWPGKVKPGSETSRLTCQTDFLATCAQINGVELKADAGVDSISFLETLKDGSKAERSAIVSHSINGSFAIRQGDWKLCLCPGSGGWSAPKPAQAWKGDLPIVQLFNLKEDPAEKKNLQSAHPEKVKELVELLAQYIKEGRSTEGAKQANDGAIPFRKELLEAYPVLNQ